A single genomic interval of Syntrophaceae bacterium harbors:
- a CDS encoding transketolase family protein codes for MRPDALTPAAVPTRRAFSERMAEYGAIDGDFVVFEADIGYSTFSHLFGDRYPRRYFNMGIAEGNMVSAAAGMAADGRTVVASSYGVFITMRALESVRTFVCYPGLDVKFLSSHGGFTPAIDGVTHQATEDIANMTTLPNMKVLVPADTWAAKKLFDVAMQTPGPVFVRLMRDPILDLYEESDVFRMGGSHVVIEGSDVTIATYGDIVFEAIGASAILAKEGIRAEVIDLYSVKPFDADTLVKSLDKTGALVVAENHQKRNGLGYELSNFCLKRKVVPFENLGLEDTFAESGSYAKLLEKYGLSRGHIAAAARRLLGRA; via the coding sequence ATGAGACCCGACGCCCTGACACCGGCCGCCGTGCCCACCCGCCGGGCCTTCTCCGAGAGAATGGCCGAGTACGGCGCCATCGACGGCGACTTCGTCGTCTTCGAGGCCGACATCGGCTACTCGACGTTCTCCCACCTCTTCGGCGACCGCTACCCGCGGCGCTACTTCAACATGGGCATCGCCGAGGGCAACATGGTGAGCGCCGCGGCGGGCATGGCCGCCGACGGCCGCACCGTCGTCGCCTCGAGCTACGGCGTGTTCATCACGATGCGGGCCCTGGAATCGGTGCGGACCTTCGTCTGCTACCCCGGCCTCGACGTCAAGTTCCTCTCCTCGCACGGCGGGTTCACCCCGGCCATCGACGGGGTGACGCACCAGGCCACGGAAGACATCGCCAACATGACGACGCTGCCCAACATGAAGGTCCTCGTGCCCGCCGACACGTGGGCGGCGAAGAAGCTCTTCGATGTCGCCATGCAGACGCCCGGCCCCGTCTTCGTCCGGCTCATGCGCGACCCGATCCTCGACCTCTACGAGGAAAGCGATGTGTTCCGGATGGGCGGAAGCCACGTGGTCATCGAGGGATCGGACGTCACGATCGCAACCTACGGCGACATCGTCTTCGAGGCGATCGGGGCCTCGGCCATCCTCGCCAAGGAGGGCATCCGCGCCGAGGTGATCGACCTGTACTCGGTGAAGCCCTTCGACGCGGACACCCTGGTGAAGTCCCTCGACAAGACGGGCGCCCTCGTGGTCGCCGAGAACCACCAGAAGCGAAACGGCCTGGGCTACGAGCTGTCGAACTTCTGCCTCAAGCGCAAGGTGGTGCCCTTCGAGAACCTCGGCCTGGAAGACACCTTCGCCGAGAGCGGGAGCTACGCAAAGCTCCTCGAAAAATACGGGCTGTCGAGGGGACACATCGCCGCGGCGGCAAGGCGCCTGCTGGGGAGGGCATGA
- a CDS encoding D-glycerate dehydrogenase, whose amino-acid sequence MAKFNVYVTRLIPVEGLTLLREVCNVEINPEDRPLTREELLRNVKGRDGVITLLTDRIDGEVMDAAKGIKGFANYAVGFDNLDVKAATERKIPLSNTPGVLTLATAEMAWALLFAVARRLIESEKVMRSGTWPGWGPMQFIGGDVTGKTLGIVGAGRIGTAMALMSKGFAMRVLYTDEVANPVLEKELGAQKVPFEELLRESDFVSVHVPLMPSTRHLFNARTLAMMKPTAYLINTSRGAVINEAELVEALRRNVIAGAALDVYEFEPKMVPGLAELTNVVLAPHTASATRSSRSGMSVKAATNLLAMLRGERPPDCLNPEIYG is encoded by the coding sequence ATGGCCAAGTTCAACGTCTACGTCACGCGCCTGATCCCCGTGGAGGGCCTGACCCTCCTGCGGGAGGTCTGCAACGTGGAGATCAACCCCGAGGACCGCCCCCTCACCCGCGAGGAGCTTCTGCGGAACGTCAAGGGCCGCGACGGCGTGATCACCCTGCTGACAGACCGCATCGACGGGGAGGTCATGGACGCCGCGAAGGGGATCAAGGGCTTCGCCAACTACGCGGTCGGGTTCGACAACCTGGACGTCAAGGCCGCCACGGAGCGGAAGATCCCGCTGTCGAACACGCCCGGCGTGCTCACGCTCGCCACGGCGGAGATGGCCTGGGCGCTGCTGTTCGCCGTCGCCCGGCGGCTCATCGAGTCGGAAAAGGTCATGCGCTCGGGCACATGGCCCGGCTGGGGCCCCATGCAGTTCATCGGCGGCGACGTCACGGGGAAGACCCTCGGCATCGTCGGGGCGGGGAGGATCGGCACGGCCATGGCCCTCATGTCGAAGGGCTTCGCCATGAGGGTCCTCTACACCGACGAGGTTGCCAACCCCGTACTCGAAAAGGAATTGGGTGCACAAAAGGTCCCCTTCGAGGAGCTGCTGCGGGAATCGGATTTCGTGAGCGTCCACGTGCCCCTGATGCCCTCCACGCGGCACCTCTTCAACGCGAGGACCCTCGCCATGATGAAGCCTACGGCCTACCTGATCAACACGTCCCGCGGGGCCGTCATCAACGAGGCCGAGCTCGTGGAGGCGCTTCGCCGAAACGTCATCGCCGGGGCCGCCCTCGACGTCTACGAGTTCGAGCCGAAGATGGTGCCCGGCCTGGCGGAGCTCACGAACGTGGTCCTTGCCCCCCACACCGCCTCGGCCACGCGGTCGTCGCGCTCGGGCATGTCCGTCAAGGCTGCAACCAACCTGCTGGCGATGCTGAGAGGCGAGCGGCCCCCCGACTGCCTCAACCCCGAGATCTACGGCTGA
- a CDS encoding sugar phosphate isomerase/epimerase has protein sequence MVKMAVITGFLGQTKDRFHHYNEPKTLEQKFALLSTIRGYDGVEIVYPYEASDAAATRALLKKYRLKVAAVNVNVKAEPEFLNGGLTSTKKAVRDKAVRFIRESKDFAAAIGADKVTCCPLGDGFEFAFQCDYRKMWGYLVDAFGECGAHRPEIPLYVEYKPSETRGKCFIDSAAKTLCLLHDIGLESMGVTLDFGHALYGGEQPAEAAALVASSPYRLYVHINDNDGRWDWDYFCGTRHFLEYVEFLYWLRRIGYADYLTSDTSPTRWDIRGTFEANSRITNRIWSLLDRIDDRAFSRLIAGGDYLKTWRFIEREILSLK, from the coding sequence ATGGTCAAGATGGCGGTCATCACAGGCTTTCTCGGCCAGACGAAAGACCGGTTTCACCACTACAACGAGCCGAAGACCCTGGAGCAGAAATTCGCGCTCCTCTCCACCATCAGGGGCTACGACGGCGTCGAGATCGTCTACCCCTACGAGGCGAGCGACGCGGCCGCCACGCGTGCGCTGCTGAAGAAATACCGGCTGAAGGTCGCGGCGGTGAACGTGAACGTCAAGGCCGAGCCGGAGTTCCTCAACGGCGGCCTCACCTCGACGAAGAAGGCGGTGCGCGACAAGGCGGTCCGGTTCATCCGGGAGTCCAAGGACTTCGCCGCGGCGATCGGCGCCGACAAGGTGACCTGCTGCCCCCTGGGCGACGGCTTCGAGTTCGCCTTCCAGTGCGACTACCGGAAGATGTGGGGATACCTGGTCGACGCCTTCGGCGAGTGCGGCGCCCACCGCCCGGAGATCCCCCTCTATGTCGAGTACAAGCCGAGCGAGACGCGCGGGAAGTGCTTCATCGACTCGGCGGCCAAGACGCTGTGCCTGCTGCACGACATCGGCCTCGAGAGCATGGGGGTCACCCTCGATTTCGGCCATGCCCTCTACGGCGGGGAGCAGCCCGCCGAGGCCGCGGCCCTCGTGGCGTCGAGCCCCTACCGGCTCTACGTGCACATCAACGACAACGACGGCCGCTGGGACTGGGACTATTTCTGCGGCACGAGGCATTTCCTGGAGTACGTCGAGTTCCTGTACTGGCTCAGGAGGATCGGCTACGCGGACTACCTGACCTCCGACACGTCCCCCACGCGCTGGGACATCCGGGGGACCTTCGAGGCCAACAGCCGGATCACGAACCGCATCTGGTCGCTGCTCGACCGCATCGACGACAGGGCCTTCTCGAGGCTCATCGCGGGCGGCGACTATCTGAAGACCTGGCGGTTCATCGAGAGGGAGATTCTCTCCCTAAAATAG
- a CDS encoding transketolase has product MDHRKRTLDGRAAFLAEKAREVRSRILDMIYKAKSGHPGGALSAADIVTALYFDILRIDPGNPRWPDRDRFLLSKGHACPVLYACLAMRGYFGLEHLDTLRQFESILQGHPIRKTPGVDMTTGSLGHGLSIGLGMALEGQLRNGDYHVFVLLGDGEINEGLVWEAAMAAVKYKMDRLIAIVDRNRLQMDGCCDEIMPMGDIAAKFKAFGWKTFEIDGHDMAQILRTVERARRVRGRPTCIVANTVKGKGVSYMEDRFEWHGKCPNADELACAMREIWGEDS; this is encoded by the coding sequence ATGGACCATCGGAAGCGCACCCTCGACGGGCGGGCGGCCTTTCTCGCCGAAAAGGCCCGGGAAGTCCGCTCCCGCATCCTCGACATGATCTACAAGGCCAAGTCCGGTCACCCCGGCGGGGCCCTCTCGGCCGCCGACATCGTGACGGCCCTCTACTTCGACATCCTGCGGATCGACCCGGGCAACCCGCGATGGCCCGACCGGGACCGTTTTCTCCTGTCGAAGGGGCACGCCTGTCCCGTCCTCTACGCCTGCCTCGCCATGCGGGGCTACTTCGGGCTCGAGCACCTGGACACCCTGCGGCAGTTCGAGAGCATCCTCCAGGGACACCCGATCCGGAAAACCCCCGGCGTCGACATGACCACGGGGTCCCTCGGGCACGGGCTCAGCATCGGCCTCGGGATGGCCCTCGAGGGGCAGCTTCGCAACGGGGACTACCACGTCTTCGTGCTGCTGGGCGACGGCGAAATCAACGAGGGGCTCGTCTGGGAGGCCGCCATGGCGGCCGTGAAGTACAAGATGGACCGCCTGATCGCCATCGTCGACCGCAACCGCCTGCAGATGGACGGCTGCTGCGACGAGATCATGCCCATGGGCGACATCGCGGCGAAGTTCAAGGCCTTCGGCTGGAAGACATTCGAAATCGACGGCCACGACATGGCCCAGATTCTCCGGACCGTCGAAAGGGCCCGCAGGGTCCGCGGCAGGCCCACCTGCATCGTCGCCAACACGGTGAAGGGCAAGGGGGTGAGCTACATGGAGGACCGCTTCGAGTGGCACGGCAAGTGCCCGAACGCCGACGAGCTCGCCTGCGCCATGCGGGAGATCTGGGGGGAGGATTCATGA
- a CDS encoding GntR family transcriptional regulator, which produces MRKLGTRHENLDFKVYRELKAMIVDRRLKPGDKILQEKIAREFGVSRTPLMCALKKLEQEKLVQAVPRRGFFVRRFTKEEVLEAFELREILEGLAARRAADVITPAQAEKLRGFFRDADLSDSPQGIKRYAEEDRRFHQFLIELGGFGLLNDILENYNIITVSYRIDVMEGLVRHPRETLPEHHALIEAIASGRPEQAEKLARQHFNRSRQQLLKEMRQETAIRALGGRPARAASGAATTKAGDHP; this is translated from the coding sequence ATGAGAAAACTGGGGACGCGGCACGAGAACCTCGACTTCAAGGTATACCGCGAGCTCAAGGCGATGATCGTCGACCGCCGGCTCAAGCCCGGGGACAAGATCCTCCAGGAGAAGATCGCCCGCGAATTCGGCGTGAGCCGCACCCCCCTGATGTGCGCCCTCAAGAAGCTCGAGCAGGAGAAACTCGTCCAGGCCGTCCCGCGCAGGGGCTTTTTCGTCCGCCGCTTCACCAAGGAGGAAGTCCTCGAGGCCTTCGAACTGCGCGAAATCCTCGAGGGCCTCGCGGCCCGGCGCGCGGCCGATGTCATCACGCCGGCGCAGGCCGAAAAGCTCCGCGGCTTCTTCCGCGACGCCGATCTCTCAGACAGCCCGCAGGGCATCAAGCGCTACGCCGAGGAAGACCGGCGCTTTCACCAGTTTCTCATCGAGCTGGGGGGGTTCGGCCTGCTCAACGACATCCTCGAGAACTACAACATCATCACCGTGAGCTACCGCATCGACGTCATGGAGGGTCTCGTCCGGCATCCGCGGGAGACGCTGCCCGAGCACCATGCCCTCATCGAGGCCATCGCGTCGGGCCGCCCGGAGCAGGCGGAAAAGCTGGCGCGCCAGCATTTCAACCGCTCGAGGCAGCAGCTCCTGAAGGAGATGCGGCAGGAAACCGCGATACGGGCCCTCGGCGGGCGGCCGGCGCGGGCGGCCTCCGGGGCGGCGACGACGAAGGCGGGAGATCACCCGTGA
- a CDS encoding glycerate kinase, with protein sequence MNQDAIDIFREALRAVDPGAAVAAHAGRLRTICRDEGLKDIVVVGLGKAACPMTRALLDELGETVRRGVVVTKYGHCGDGPPAGAVEVIEAGHPVPDERGVAGTVKAVDLVRGAGRETLVVCLISGGGSALFVAPAQGLSLDDKQTVTRILLQGGADIMALNTVRKHLSRVKAGRLAEAARPARVVSLILSDVIGDPVDFIASGPTAPDTTTWAEALDIVTRYDRAGEMPQRVLRILRDGAAGKIPDTPKPGDPLFDRVENIIIGSNRIAAEAARRKALALGYETVVLTTELQGEAREAARRLYRQVLESQSCLASGRRRVCLIAGGETTVTVRGKGLGGRNTEMALAFALCIEGAPGITFLSAGTDGTDGPTDAAGAVVDGQTVPGARSLGLDPQAFLDDNDSYRFFEQAGGLFKTGPTGTNVMDLQIILVE encoded by the coding sequence ATGAACCAGGACGCCATCGATATTTTCCGGGAGGCCCTCCGCGCCGTCGACCCCGGAGCGGCCGTCGCCGCGCATGCGGGACGGCTCCGCACGATCTGCCGCGACGAGGGTCTGAAGGACATCGTCGTCGTCGGCCTCGGCAAGGCCGCCTGCCCCATGACCCGAGCCCTGCTCGACGAGCTTGGGGAAACCGTCCGGCGGGGCGTCGTCGTGACCAAGTACGGCCACTGCGGGGACGGGCCTCCCGCGGGGGCCGTCGAGGTGATCGAGGCGGGACACCCCGTGCCCGACGAACGAGGCGTGGCAGGCACCGTGAAGGCCGTCGATCTCGTCCGCGGGGCCGGCCGCGAGACCCTCGTCGTCTGCCTGATCTCGGGGGGAGGGTCGGCCCTCTTCGTCGCCCCGGCACAGGGCCTCTCGCTCGACGACAAGCAGACGGTGACCCGCATCCTCCTGCAGGGCGGCGCCGACATCATGGCGCTCAACACGGTGCGCAAGCACCTCTCCCGCGTCAAGGCCGGGAGGCTCGCCGAGGCGGCCCGGCCGGCCCGGGTGGTGTCGCTCATCCTCTCCGACGTGATCGGCGACCCCGTCGATTTCATCGCCTCCGGCCCGACGGCGCCCGACACGACGACCTGGGCCGAGGCGCTCGACATCGTGACCCGTTACGACCGGGCCGGCGAGATGCCGCAGCGAGTCCTTCGCATCCTCCGGGACGGCGCGGCGGGGAAGATTCCCGACACCCCGAAACCGGGTGACCCCCTGTTCGACCGCGTGGAGAACATCATCATCGGCAGCAACCGCATCGCCGCGGAGGCCGCCCGCCGGAAGGCCCTGGCGCTGGGGTACGAGACGGTCGTTCTCACCACGGAGCTGCAGGGGGAGGCGCGCGAGGCCGCCCGGCGGCTCTACCGGCAGGTCCTGGAGTCGCAGTCCTGCCTCGCCTCGGGGCGCAGAAGGGTCTGCCTCATTGCCGGGGGCGAGACCACGGTGACGGTCCGGGGCAAGGGTCTCGGGGGCCGCAACACGGAGATGGCCCTGGCCTTCGCCCTCTGCATCGAGGGGGCGCCGGGCATCACGTTCCTCTCGGCGGGCACTGACGGAACCGACGGCCCCACGGACGCCGCGGGCGCCGTCGTGGACGGGCAGACGGTCCCGGGGGCCCGCTCGCTCGGCCTCGACCCGCAGGCCTTCCTCGACGACAACGACTCCTACCGCTTCTTCGAGCAGGCCGGTGGCCTCTTCAAGACGGGCCCGACGGGCACCAACGTGATGGACCTCCAGATCATCCTGGTCGAGTGA